A genome region from Desulforegula conservatrix Mb1Pa includes the following:
- a CDS encoding phage minor head protein yields MLNLEPLAMQEAVDFWKSKILMSPSDYRNLSEEAKIRAFAVSGIARGAELETVFNSISRAIETGTTFDDFKRECASIFERRGWTGLGAWRIDNLFRTNIQTAYNVGRYRQMMEVADDRPYWMYDAVNDSRTRPAHRAMDGKVYRYDNPVWDTWYPLNGFRCRCSVTSLSESQVRRMGLNVEEGDPTNTLVETRDHRTGNVMPAFQLIPDPGFSYNPGRSAWGGIVDNSMTSSRNMLHTMPDLRGHADYRLPAVRNMAGLPELPELLPDISSLKAEGLTNSQVEQFYRNEFQTAFGITKGEEAILTAPDGESVIISERIIQGKGGRVKITKGDRGQYIPLFHDTASSPDEVWLTPMKDDSGKILLRRRQFKFWRGQNENVSGFAVLDFDKGVWTGVSIYDVQDSQEHPVDMENLLDGPLGYRRGLLLYKKKKA; encoded by the coding sequence ATGCTCAACCTCGAACCATTAGCAATGCAGGAAGCCGTGGACTTCTGGAAAAGCAAGATCCTGATGTCTCCATCGGATTACAGAAATCTTTCCGAAGAGGCAAAAATCAGGGCATTTGCAGTTTCTGGCATTGCAAGGGGAGCGGAGCTTGAAACTGTCTTTAACTCCATTTCAAGGGCCATTGAAACCGGCACAACTTTTGATGATTTTAAACGGGAGTGCGCTTCAATATTCGAGCGCCGTGGATGGACGGGCCTCGGAGCCTGGCGAATCGACAACCTGTTCAGAACCAACATCCAGACAGCCTACAACGTGGGCAGATACAGGCAGATGATGGAAGTGGCGGATGACAGGCCATACTGGATGTATGACGCGGTAAACGATTCAAGAACAAGACCGGCACACAGGGCAATGGACGGTAAGGTTTACAGATACGACAACCCTGTATGGGACACATGGTATCCGCTGAACGGCTTCAGGTGCAGATGCTCTGTTACTTCTCTTTCCGAATCCCAGGTCAGGCGCATGGGCCTGAATGTCGAAGAAGGAGACCCCACAAACACGCTTGTGGAAACCAGAGACCACAGAACAGGCAATGTCATGCCAGCATTCCAGCTTATTCCTGATCCTGGGTTCTCATATAATCCCGGAAGATCAGCGTGGGGCGGGATTGTAGACAATTCCATGACAAGCTCAAGGAATATGCTCCACACCATGCCAGATCTGCGCGGACATGCTGATTACAGGCTCCCGGCAGTACGAAACATGGCAGGGCTTCCTGAATTGCCGGAGCTGCTACCTGATATATCATCATTAAAAGCCGAAGGTCTGACCAATTCACAAGTTGAACAGTTTTACAGGAATGAATTTCAAACGGCTTTCGGGATTACCAAGGGTGAAGAAGCCATACTGACCGCACCAGATGGTGAATCTGTAATAATCAGCGAGAGAATCATTCAGGGCAAAGGCGGAAGGGTGAAAATAACAAAAGGAGACCGAGGGCAGTACATCCCTCTTTTCCACGACACGGCATCAAGCCCTGATGAAGTATGGCTCACACCTATGAAAGATGACAGCGGAAAGATACTGCTGAGACGCAGGCAATTCAAGTTCTGGCGGGGCCAAAATGAAAACGTGTCAGGGTTCGCGGTTCTGGATTTCGACAAAGGAGTATGGACAGGAGTCAGTATTTACGATGTTCAGGACAGCCAGGAACACCCGGTGGATATGGAAAACCTACTCGATGGGCCTTTGGGGTACAGACGAGGCTTGCTGCTTTATAAAAAGAAAAAGGCGTGA